Part of the Pirellulales bacterium genome is shown below.
AGTTGTCCATCTACGGCAACGAACATCACCGTTTGGCCATCGCGCCGGAGCGCTTCGGCACGCTCCAATTGCTGTGGCGGCATCACGATTTTCAAATCCTCCAACAGCTTCGCATTGCCGAGGGCGACTTCTTGAGCCTCGATTTTTCCAATCACGCCTTTACCGGTAATAGATCGAAAGTTTTCGACCTCGGGCAGCACCAGCTGTTTTTCTTTCGCGCCGGCGACAATTGCCGCAGCCAAGGGATGCTCGCTGGCCTTTTCCAGCGCAGCGGCCAACCGTAGGAATTTGGAATGGTCGTTTCCATGAGCAGAACCGGCGATTGAGGGTTCCACCGTAATTAGCCGTGGCTTGCCTTCGGTCAGAGTGCCGGTCTTATCGACGACCAACACATCAACTTTTTCCAACATTTCCAATGCTTCGGCATTTTTCACGAGCACACCGGCCAGCGCGCCGCGGCCTGTACCCACCATGATTGCCATTGGCGTGGCCAAACCGAGGGCACAAGGACACGCGATAATTAACACCGCCACCGCATTGACCACTGCGTACGCCAAGCGTGGTTCCGGTCCCACAATCAACCAAATGGCAAAGGCCAGAATTGCCACAACGATTACTGCCGGCACAAACCATGCGGCAACCACGTCCGCCAACCGCTGGATCGGAGCCCGGCTACGCTGGGCTTGGCTAACCATGCGCACAATTTGGGCCAGCAATGTTTCGCTGCCCACCCGCTGGGCTTGCATCACGAGTGAGCCGGTACCGTTGACTGTGCCGCCGGTGACGTGATCGCCGGGTTGCTTTTCCACAGGAAGAGGCTCGCCGGTGATCATCGATTCATCCACGCTGCTAGCGCCTTCCAGCACCTCGCCGTCGACCGGCACTTTTTCGCCCGGCCGTACTCGCAATCGATCCTGGGGTTGCACCTGGTCCAACGGCACATCGTGTTCGCTGCCATCGGCATTGATTCGCCGGGCATTTTTAGGCGCTAATCCCAACAAAGCGCGCAGGGCACTAGAAGTTTGCCCGCGCGAACGCAATTCCAGGACTTGACCCAAAAGCACCAGCGTGATGATCACGGCTGCCGCTTCAAAGTACACCTCGACTTGCCCACTGTGCCCGCGCAGCGATTCGGGAAATAAATTCGGTACGAAAGTAGCGACCACACTGAAACCGTAAGCCGCGCCGGTTCCCATGGCAATCAGCGTAAACATGTTGGGCGAGCGATGCACAATCGATTGCCAGCCGCGCTGAAAAAACGGCAAACCCGCCCACAGCACGACCGGCGTGGCTAGCGCGAATTCGACCCATCGCAGTGTGGTCGCACCCATCCAACTTTGTACCGGCATTCCAGGAAGCATGTCGAGCATGGCCAGGACCAGCAGCGGGCCGCTAAACGCCAAACTAATCCAAAAGCGGCGCGACATCTCGACCAGTTCCGGGTTTGCTTCTTCCGCGCCCGTTATGGTTTGCGGTTCCAGCGCCATTCCGCAAATCGGGCAATTGCCAGACTGATCGCGCACAATCTGCGGATGCATGGGACAAACCCATTGAGTGCGCGCCGCCGGAATTGCGGGCTGCTTTGGTTCAAGCGTCGGTTTGTCCGGCGACAACACTTTCAACTGCGGCCCAGATGCAACCGGCACAGAAGATAAATACCCCTCCGGCTGCGCTTGGAACTTTTTCAAGCAACCAGGACTGCAAAAATAATACGTGTGACCCTGGTATT
Proteins encoded:
- a CDS encoding heavy metal translocating P-type ATPase, producing the protein MKKISSEHQHLPAPASGLAKARDPVCGMLVDPARAAGHFEYQGHTYYFCSPGCLKKFQAQPEGYLSSVPVASGPQLKVLSPDKPTLEPKQPAIPAARTQWVCPMHPQIVRDQSGNCPICGMALEPQTITGAEEANPELVEMSRRFWISLAFSGPLLVLAMLDMLPGMPVQSWMGATTLRWVEFALATPVVLWAGLPFFQRGWQSIVHRSPNMFTLIAMGTGAAYGFSVVATFVPNLFPESLRGHSGQVEVYFEAAAVIITLVLLGQVLELRSRGQTSSALRALLGLAPKNARRINADGSEHDVPLDQVQPQDRLRVRPGEKVPVDGEVLEGASSVDESMITGEPLPVEKQPGDHVTGGTVNGTGSLVMQAQRVGSETLLAQIVRMVSQAQRSRAPIQRLADVVAAWFVPAVIVVAILAFAIWLIVGPEPRLAYAVVNAVAVLIIACPCALGLATPMAIMVGTGRGALAGVLVKNAEALEMLEKVDVLVVDKTGTLTEGKPRLITVEPSIAGSAHGNDHSKFLRLAAALEKASEHPLAAAIVAGAKEKQLVLPEVENFRSITGKGVIGKIEAQEVALGNAKLLEDLKIVMPPQQLERAEALRRDGQTVMFVAVDGQLKGLLGVADPIKASTPEAIAALHADGVRIVMLTGDSRTTAQAVAQKLGIDEVEAEVAPG